Proteins encoded together in one Planctomyces sp. SH-PL14 window:
- a CDS encoding arginyltransferase, translated as MRDSFPTSLPLVFREPPRPCSYLPDQTAALEYRLYRTLTATQYSLLLGRGWRRMGTHFFRPRCPACTQCVSLRVDVAAFQPSKSQRRCWQKNQEIETVVERPEVSSEQIALYNAYHADMHARRGWPNRETAPSEYFEGFLAGPWDFPFEIRYLAEGQLVGLGLIDVVPDAISSIYFYHAPELRSRALGTFSILREIELARELGKRWLYLGYWVSGCQSMAYKNQFGPYELLSAYVADNDDPVWKRPDSQEIQEG; from the coding sequence ATGCGAGACTCGTTTCCAACATCGCTCCCCTTGGTTTTCCGCGAGCCCCCGCGCCCCTGCTCCTACCTTCCGGATCAGACGGCGGCCCTGGAGTACCGTCTTTACCGGACGTTAACCGCAACCCAATACAGCCTGCTCCTGGGGCGGGGATGGAGGCGGATGGGGACGCACTTCTTCCGCCCCCGCTGCCCCGCCTGCACGCAGTGCGTCAGCCTGCGGGTCGACGTTGCCGCGTTCCAGCCGTCGAAGAGCCAGCGCCGCTGCTGGCAGAAGAACCAGGAGATCGAAACGGTTGTCGAGCGGCCTGAGGTCTCGAGCGAACAGATTGCGCTGTACAACGCCTACCACGCGGACATGCACGCGCGGCGCGGATGGCCGAATCGGGAAACCGCGCCGTCCGAATACTTCGAGGGCTTCCTTGCCGGCCCCTGGGACTTTCCGTTCGAGATCCGCTACCTCGCGGAAGGTCAGCTCGTCGGCCTGGGGCTGATCGACGTCGTCCCGGATGCGATCTCCAGCATCTACTTCTACCACGCCCCGGAGTTGCGGTCCCGGGCACTCGGCACGTTCAGCATCCTTCGGGAGATCGAGCTGGCCCGCGAGCTCGGAAAGCGGTGGCTGTACCTGGGCTACTGGGTCAGTGGATGCCAGTCGATGGCCTACAAGAACCAGTTCGGGCCGTACGAGTTGCTGTCGGCCTACGTCGCCGACAACGACGATCCGGTCTGGAAACGTCCCGATTCCCAGGAAATCCAAGAGGGCTGA
- a CDS encoding beta strand repeat-containing protein has protein sequence MSSRSSQWRAVLALLLAIFTVGSAVTAQDGAAPPYGPDGGGQLLPIQDSGTLAAPYGYSPAQPPEAVFQPPVSEDVGVGGMGVLGRFGHIAGPNIERQTSLTYLDLSPYIFVEDTYFFTDLRGFYTNEDEIGGSTGVGARHFFRQLNTVVGGSFWYDMDASRNGVQFDQVGFSGELFTEWLDVRFNYYQPQGQKRRDISTQFVPGSVRFQGNNIAFNTSTTVASALEGGDLTFTVPVVGQFAQQFNTELSAGVYHYEARNLDLERVWGWKLRLDGDLFEKVVHSFVEFTSDNVFDKNVVFGIDLNYWNGQESRPRLGTSQFNRISQWTRRNRNVVANTQDVLNPDQLATDPNGNIYNFVHIRNLPPPNDNPPANSQFPGGAGTIDDPYRYLQEAFANSPPLPGTIYYVHADSVYNGADPQTIVENPLINTPINLVAGQTVLGESNFVTNTLPLQGGGTINVPRATLGVNRPLFTNLNTGGGPIVNMANNSTFSGFSFLDSATTSVININGVGNVVARDNVMNGITGNGITVTNAFGTVSLDRTRVGDDPEFGPASAGAVLGNSLEINGGNALISLQEGELTHIGANGNYALRMINNFGVVNLTGTEIVDIGGNGVLIQGSNAQTTLESVFVSSTGANAGFKLLDSFGNVAVNDFIFIDDVGGPSVEIVNYDGDFTQLGDLIITNRNDIGVQITGLTIDGSVAFNGLTQINMGQTGQSAGGGTALGDAAINFQSSGGAVRFGFIDINGSPLGAGINIGDRAGVATNSGNASFVVLGSTSIDEAGGVFLGTPSSSIQILNDGAAVDFGSTLVGGTNLITDRTDVGIEIRNTTGPIRFFGATNVDNTLAQVESALQIFDTVGPVSFTGFAATGVLGTAPTAATPPIAFPPIAGPGVDIRDNTSVGFNTLSVTGTGGTMVYMQDNQTVSTGGGAIEVTNGTGIAAVHVDNTTLLNGNLTFDRIRAVAAAGGTNAILVQNLAGGFTVNGIGTAAQNTIQGFTVAGAQFDNVGRIVLQNQVYTGNPGGAIDVNTISGTGTTNILQIRNSQITNNGLGAFGDAGGLNAFSVFTTTLQGNNFNANLGANQIRIVGTTDDDYFVTISDNNTISDGGLRSGNDMVRIDGLTTGGILHLDISDNGDTTTRTGGFQSQRTFGQAALGIVWQGGIADDSVVLNNLFNMQGQAHTGFGIFQGNAALNSGIQYSGNVLQTGTATTGPNNFNGSVGLDWTFNAQTTALITNNFGFDAQGNSTIAGFQMGGILSTAMLLQFDGANSDVTIQSNLINFSNNATFGTAVAVNQVVGNVNSTYNIGLNVINLFDLNTLDEVGFDFSGVQAGTVVLVNQGDNLIQTQNGGGFTGIVAPGGTTTGQISINGTLVP, from the coding sequence ATGAGCAGTCGATCCTCACAGTGGCGTGCCGTGCTGGCACTCTTGCTCGCAATCTTCACCGTCGGCTCCGCCGTGACGGCCCAGGACGGGGCCGCTCCGCCGTACGGCCCCGATGGAGGGGGGCAGCTGCTTCCCATCCAGGACTCGGGGACCCTCGCGGCCCCGTACGGGTACTCGCCCGCCCAGCCCCCGGAGGCGGTCTTCCAGCCTCCGGTCTCGGAAGACGTCGGCGTCGGCGGCATGGGAGTCCTGGGCCGCTTCGGACACATCGCCGGGCCGAACATCGAGCGACAGACGTCGCTGACCTACCTCGACCTCAGCCCATACATCTTCGTCGAGGACACGTACTTCTTCACCGACCTCCGCGGCTTCTACACCAACGAGGACGAAATCGGCGGAAGCACCGGCGTCGGGGCCCGCCACTTCTTCCGGCAGCTCAACACGGTCGTCGGCGGGTCGTTCTGGTACGACATGGACGCCTCCCGGAACGGCGTGCAATTCGACCAGGTCGGCTTCTCCGGCGAGCTCTTCACCGAGTGGCTCGACGTCCGCTTCAACTACTACCAGCCCCAGGGCCAGAAGCGGCGGGACATCTCGACGCAGTTCGTCCCAGGCTCCGTCCGCTTCCAGGGCAACAATATCGCCTTCAACACGTCGACCACCGTCGCGTCCGCCCTTGAGGGGGGGGACCTCACCTTCACGGTGCCGGTCGTCGGCCAGTTCGCCCAGCAGTTCAACACCGAGCTTTCCGCCGGCGTCTACCACTATGAGGCGCGGAACCTCGATCTGGAACGGGTCTGGGGCTGGAAGCTCCGCCTGGACGGCGACCTGTTCGAGAAGGTCGTGCACTCCTTCGTCGAGTTCACGAGCGACAACGTCTTTGACAAGAACGTCGTCTTCGGCATCGACCTCAACTACTGGAACGGACAGGAGTCCCGCCCGCGACTGGGAACGAGCCAGTTCAACCGCATCTCGCAGTGGACCCGCCGCAACCGGAACGTCGTCGCCAACACGCAGGATGTCCTGAATCCCGACCAGCTCGCGACCGACCCGAACGGGAACATCTACAACTTCGTCCACATCCGGAACCTGCCGCCGCCGAACGACAACCCGCCGGCCAACTCGCAGTTCCCGGGAGGGGCGGGAACGATCGACGACCCGTACCGCTACCTGCAGGAGGCGTTCGCCAATTCGCCGCCGCTCCCCGGCACGATCTACTACGTCCATGCCGACAGCGTCTACAACGGCGCCGACCCGCAGACGATCGTCGAGAACCCCCTCATCAACACGCCGATCAACCTGGTCGCCGGGCAGACCGTCCTCGGGGAATCGAACTTCGTCACGAACACGCTGCCGCTGCAGGGCGGGGGGACCATCAACGTTCCCCGCGCCACGCTGGGGGTCAACCGCCCGCTGTTCACCAACCTGAACACCGGCGGCGGCCCGATCGTCAACATGGCGAACAACAGCACCTTCTCGGGCTTCAGCTTCCTCGACTCGGCCACGACCAGCGTCATCAACATCAACGGCGTCGGGAATGTCGTCGCCCGCGACAACGTCATGAACGGAATCACCGGCAACGGGATTACGGTCACCAACGCCTTCGGGACCGTCAGCCTCGACCGGACGCGAGTCGGCGATGACCCCGAGTTCGGTCCCGCCTCGGCCGGTGCCGTGCTCGGCAATTCCCTGGAGATCAATGGCGGCAACGCCCTCATCAGCCTCCAGGAAGGCGAGCTGACCCACATCGGGGCGAACGGGAATTACGCCCTGCGGATGATCAACAACTTCGGAGTCGTCAACCTCACCGGCACGGAGATCGTCGATATCGGCGGCAACGGCGTCCTGATCCAGGGATCCAACGCCCAGACGACCCTCGAGAGCGTCTTCGTCAGCAGTACCGGGGCCAATGCCGGATTCAAGCTGCTCGACTCCTTCGGCAACGTAGCCGTGAACGATTTCATCTTCATCGACGACGTCGGCGGGCCGTCAGTGGAGATCGTCAACTATGACGGCGACTTCACTCAGCTCGGCGACCTGATTATCACCAACCGCAACGACATCGGCGTCCAGATCACGGGCCTCACGATCGACGGCAGCGTGGCGTTCAACGGCCTGACGCAGATCAACATGGGACAGACGGGCCAGAGCGCCGGCGGCGGAACGGCCCTCGGCGACGCGGCGATCAACTTCCAGAGCTCGGGCGGTGCCGTCCGGTTCGGATTCATCGACATCAACGGGAGCCCGCTGGGTGCGGGGATCAACATCGGCGACCGGGCCGGCGTCGCCACCAACAGCGGCAACGCGTCATTCGTCGTCCTCGGCAGCACCTCGATCGACGAGGCCGGGGGTGTCTTCCTGGGAACGCCATCGTCCTCGATCCAGATTCTTAACGATGGTGCGGCGGTCGACTTCGGCTCCACCCTCGTCGGAGGCACGAACCTGATCACGGACCGCACCGATGTGGGGATCGAGATCCGCAATACGACCGGGCCGATCCGGTTCTTCGGAGCGACGAACGTCGACAACACTCTCGCGCAGGTCGAATCGGCGCTGCAGATCTTCGACACCGTTGGCCCCGTCAGCTTCACCGGATTCGCGGCCACGGGTGTTCTCGGCACCGCCCCCACGGCGGCGACTCCACCCATCGCGTTCCCGCCGATCGCCGGTCCGGGCGTCGACATCCGCGACAACACGAGTGTCGGGTTCAACACGCTCAGCGTGACCGGCACCGGGGGCACGATGGTCTACATGCAGGACAACCAGACCGTCTCAACTGGCGGGGGAGCCATCGAAGTCACCAACGGAACCGGGATCGCCGCCGTGCATGTCGACAACACGACACTGCTGAACGGCAACCTGACGTTCGACCGCATCCGGGCCGTCGCGGCCGCGGGGGGAACCAATGCCATCCTCGTGCAGAACCTGGCCGGAGGCTTCACGGTCAACGGCATCGGCACCGCGGCCCAGAATACGATTCAGGGATTCACGGTCGCCGGGGCTCAGTTTGACAACGTCGGCCGGATCGTGCTGCAGAATCAGGTCTACACCGGAAACCCCGGGGGGGCCATCGACGTCAACACGATCAGCGGCACGGGGACGACGAACATCCTGCAGATCCGCAACTCGCAGATCACCAACAACGGCCTCGGAGCCTTCGGCGATGCGGGCGGCCTGAACGCGTTCTCCGTGTTCACCACCACCCTGCAGGGGAACAACTTCAACGCCAACCTGGGCGCCAACCAGATCCGGATCGTCGGAACGACGGACGACGACTACTTCGTCACGATCTCGGACAACAATACGATCAGCGACGGAGGCCTCCGGTCCGGCAACGACATGGTCCGGATCGACGGCCTCACGACGGGCGGGATCCTGCACCTGGACATCTCGGACAACGGGGACACGACGACCCGCACCGGCGGTTTCCAGTCGCAGCGGACGTTCGGCCAGGCCGCCCTGGGAATCGTCTGGCAAGGGGGAATCGCCGACGACTCGGTGGTCCTGAACAACCTGTTCAACATGCAGGGTCAGGCCCACACGGGCTTCGGGATCTTCCAGGGGAACGCGGCCCTCAACAGCGGCATCCAGTACTCCGGAAACGTCCTCCAGACCGGAACCGCCACGACCGGCCCGAACAACTTCAACGGCAGCGTCGGTCTCGACTGGACGTTCAACGCCCAGACGACCGCCCTCATCACCAACAACTTCGGCTTCGACGCCCAGGGGAATTCGACCATCGCCGGATTCCAGATGGGAGGAATCCTGAGCACGGCCATGCTGCTGCAGTTCGATGGCGCGAACAGCGACGTCACGATCCAGAGCAACCTGATCAACTTCTCGAACAACGCCACCTTCGGAACGGCCGTGGCGGTCAATCAGGTCGTCGGCAACGTCAACTCGACGTACAACATCGGTCTGAACGTCATCAACCTGTTCGACCTCAACACCCTCGACGAAGTCGGCTTCGACTTCTCCGGCGTGCAGGCCGGAACCGTCGTCCTGGTCAACCAGGGGGACAACCTCATTCAGACCCAGAACGGCGGCGGGTTCACGGGAATCGTCGCCCCTGGCGGAACGACCACCGGTCAGATCAGCATCAACGGGACCCTGGTCCCCTGA
- a CDS encoding adenine phosphoribosyltransferase, with protein MADLKPWIRNVRDFPKPGIMFRDITPLLSDPAAFRSAVQMMADPFRDQGITAIAAAEARGFIFAAPLALELNAGFIPVRKPGKLPFDTQSFHYELEYGKDTLEIHIDAVKAGDKVLLVDDLLATGGTIGACARLIQNSGAEVAGYAFLIELAFLNGRKRLGSGKVFSLISYDDEN; from the coding sequence ATGGCCGACCTGAAACCGTGGATCCGCAATGTTCGCGACTTCCCCAAGCCGGGGATCATGTTTCGGGACATCACGCCGCTCCTGTCCGATCCGGCAGCGTTCCGGTCCGCGGTCCAGATGATGGCCGACCCGTTCCGCGACCAGGGGATCACAGCCATCGCCGCGGCGGAAGCCCGGGGCTTTATCTTCGCCGCCCCGCTGGCGCTGGAGCTCAACGCCGGGTTCATTCCGGTCCGCAAGCCCGGCAAACTCCCCTTCGACACGCAGTCCTTCCACTATGAACTCGAGTATGGGAAGGACACGCTCGAGATCCACATCGACGCCGTGAAGGCGGGCGACAAGGTCCTCCTCGTCGACGACCTGCTGGCGACGGGCGGGACGATCGGCGCCTGCGCCCGGCTGATCCAGAACTCCGGGGCGGAAGTCGCCGGCTACGCCTTCCTCATCGAACTGGCGTTCCTCAACGGCCGCAAGCGGCTCGGATCGGGGAAGGTCTTCAGCCTGATCTCGTACGACGACGAGAACTGA
- the aroE gene encoding shikimate dehydrogenase produces the protein MICVSLGRTRHRMMLAEHQALAQRGAELVELRLDWLSRAPELQRLLKDRPTPVICTVRRPQDGGRWRGSEEERQTILRQAIVSGVEYVDLELDAAEKIRRYGKTKRIVSFHDFQGTPENLEEIHAQLAAKDADIVKVVTTAQSPLDCVRLLKLARSAKVPTIAFCMGEIGLISRILCGRFGSPFTYTTFSADRVLAPGQIVFDQMKNLYRYDRITTATRIFGVIADPVAHSYSPVIHNAAFQHDGLDAVYIPMRVPADQLTATLKAYGDLGVEGYSVTIPHKEAVLTAAQFREPIAEEIGASNTLFRDQNGNWHAANTDYEAAMGSLRAGLKEKGDADLSGKRCLILGAGGVAKAIGLGLIKAGAIVTVASRTSKRGAALAAQLGCQSIGWENRGAGFIDVLVNCTPVGMAPNVDQSPYAGNWLREGTLVFDTIYNPENTLLIKEARERLCLTVSGLEMFIQQAAAQYEHFVGRPAPVDVMRDALRRAMSAAH, from the coding sequence ATGATCTGCGTCAGTCTTGGACGGACCCGACACCGGATGATGCTCGCCGAGCATCAGGCCCTGGCCCAGCGGGGAGCGGAACTGGTGGAGCTGCGGCTCGACTGGCTGTCCCGCGCCCCGGAACTGCAGCGGCTGCTCAAGGATCGTCCCACCCCCGTGATCTGCACGGTCCGCCGGCCCCAGGACGGCGGGCGGTGGCGCGGGTCGGAGGAGGAGCGGCAGACGATCCTCCGGCAGGCGATCGTCTCGGGGGTCGAGTACGTCGACCTCGAACTGGACGCTGCGGAAAAAATTCGCCGCTACGGGAAGACGAAGCGGATCGTCAGTTTCCACGACTTCCAGGGGACTCCCGAGAACCTCGAGGAGATCCACGCGCAGCTGGCGGCCAAGGACGCCGACATCGTCAAGGTCGTGACGACGGCTCAGTCTCCCCTCGACTGCGTGCGGCTCCTGAAGCTGGCCCGCTCCGCGAAGGTCCCGACGATCGCGTTCTGCATGGGAGAGATCGGTCTCATCAGCCGCATCCTGTGCGGACGCTTCGGGTCCCCGTTCACGTACACGACGTTCAGCGCCGACCGCGTCCTGGCCCCCGGCCAGATCGTGTTCGACCAGATGAAGAACCTCTACCGGTACGACCGGATCACGACGGCGACCCGGATCTTCGGGGTCATCGCCGATCCGGTGGCCCACAGCTACAGCCCGGTGATCCACAACGCCGCGTTCCAGCATGACGGCCTGGACGCGGTCTACATCCCGATGCGCGTCCCCGCGGACCAGCTGACCGCGACCCTCAAGGCGTACGGGGACCTGGGGGTCGAAGGGTACAGTGTCACGATTCCCCACAAGGAAGCGGTCCTGACCGCCGCGCAGTTCCGCGAGCCGATCGCGGAGGAGATCGGGGCGTCGAACACGTTGTTCCGGGACCAGAACGGGAACTGGCACGCCGCCAATACCGACTACGAGGCGGCGATGGGCTCCCTCCGCGCGGGACTCAAGGAGAAGGGGGACGCCGATCTCTCCGGAAAGCGGTGCCTGATCCTCGGTGCCGGCGGCGTGGCCAAGGCGATCGGCCTGGGGCTGATCAAGGCGGGGGCGATCGTGACCGTCGCGAGCCGGACGAGCAAGCGGGGGGCGGCCCTGGCGGCGCAGCTCGGCTGCCAGTCGATCGGATGGGAGAACCGCGGGGCCGGGTTCATCGACGTCCTTGTGAATTGCACCCCTGTCGGGATGGCGCCCAACGTCGATCAGAGCCCATATGCCGGCAACTGGCTGCGGGAGGGGACGCTCGTGTTCGACACGATCTACAACCCGGAGAACACCCTGCTGATCAAGGAAGCCCGGGAGCGTCTTTGCCTGACGGTGAGCGGGCTCGAGATGTTTATCCAGCAGGCGGCGGCCCAGTACGAGCATTTCGTCGGGCGGCCCGCTCCGGTCGATGTCATGCGGGATGCCCTGAGGCGGGCGATGTCCGCCGCGCATTGA
- a CDS encoding 5-formyltetrahydrofolate cyclo-ligase, whose translation MNEPTETLADLKTRIREQAHAARQALADKDPLSVEIMNRVLALPEYQAAATVMFYVDVRAEVRTRHSLPQALASGKKIVIPYCVDGELELFHLESMDELEVGMYRILEPKKELRSVDAKRVGVVDLDLIIVPGVAFDRKGGRTGHGKGYYDKLLEHARPQTPLVALAFECQLFPEIPMQSHDIYMDLVVTESGVYRGVGRGGNG comes from the coding sequence ATGAACGAACCGACGGAAACGCTGGCCGACCTCAAGACCCGCATTCGCGAGCAGGCTCACGCCGCGCGGCAGGCCCTGGCGGACAAGGATCCCCTCAGCGTCGAGATCATGAACCGGGTCCTGGCGCTTCCGGAGTACCAGGCGGCGGCGACCGTCATGTTCTACGTCGACGTGCGGGCGGAGGTGCGGACCCGCCATTCGCTCCCGCAGGCCCTCGCCAGCGGCAAGAAGATCGTCATTCCCTACTGCGTGGACGGCGAACTGGAGCTGTTTCATCTGGAGTCGATGGACGAACTGGAAGTGGGGATGTACCGCATCCTGGAGCCAAAAAAGGAGTTGCGCTCGGTCGATGCCAAGCGGGTCGGCGTGGTCGATCTCGATCTGATCATCGTTCCCGGGGTGGCGTTCGACCGGAAGGGGGGACGGACCGGCCACGGCAAGGGGTATTACGACAAGCTCCTGGAGCATGCCCGCCCGCAGACGCCCCTCGTGGCCCTGGCCTTCGAGTGCCAGCTGTTCCCCGAGATCCCAATGCAGTCGCACGACATCTACATGGATCTCGTCGTGACCGAGAGCGGCGTTTACCGGGGTGTCGGACGGGGCGGGAATGGCTGA
- a CDS encoding TraR/DksA family transcriptional regulator, with amino-acid sequence MTRDQALRRLHQRLLAHRADLEEMYLHDTEGTADTGFGSGDAGDVANEDSEREIRSQLASIESDELFLVRRAINALKEGRYGQCERCSRPISIARLEALPHTTRCIECQQNAEHPRKQRKRKEDWETVSDLESRQQERDLTLDQMDVDVD; translated from the coding sequence ATGACGCGCGATCAGGCACTGAGACGACTTCATCAGCGACTGCTGGCCCACCGGGCCGACCTCGAGGAAATGTATCTCCACGACACGGAAGGGACGGCCGACACCGGTTTCGGTTCGGGAGATGCGGGAGACGTAGCCAACGAGGACTCGGAGCGGGAAATCCGGTCGCAGCTCGCTTCGATCGAGAGCGACGAGCTTTTCCTCGTCAGACGAGCCATAAACGCCCTAAAGGAAGGGCGTTACGGCCAATGCGAGCGGTGCAGCCGCCCGATTTCCATTGCCCGGCTCGAGGCCCTGCCGCATACGACCCGCTGCATCGAGTGCCAGCAGAACGCCGAACATCCCCGGAAACAGCGGAAACGCAAGGAAGACTGGGAGACGGTCAGCGACCTGGAGTCGCGGCAACAGGAGCGGGACCTGACACTCGATCAGATGGATGTTGATGTCGACTGA